A portion of the Micromonospora tarapacensis genome contains these proteins:
- a CDS encoding M23 family metallopeptidase has product MADTKGQAAGTTSVRAVALLLVGVLAVGAGLVAFVSSGAATLLAASPALVAAPASGQLNVDAITPHARYLAPWVVRAGSICPQVTPPMIAAQIDLESSWNADAVAHNPPDRGGDAIGIAQFQLGTWATWGDDYDDDGRNAPNDPEDAIYAMGRLMCDLVAWADRNIGADLLAGNPLDIAWAGYFCGRGCILAAGGVPAAGKAHDYPQQVRSRIDKYTLAGGGTGAWRLPLPGDSYQLVSRFRPPSRPSHDGVDLAAPTGTPIYAAAAGVVLSAGCDSAYCNRPGNPNLLGCGFLVNINHGNGIATRYCHAVRLAVSAGAQVQAGQLIAWVGSTGHSSGPHLHFEVHRNAPPLTASNAIDPLTFMDSVGVHIRR; this is encoded by the coding sequence ATGGCCGACACGAAAGGGCAGGCGGCCGGTACAACCTCCGTACGCGCCGTTGCGCTGCTGCTTGTCGGCGTGCTCGCGGTGGGCGCTGGCCTGGTGGCCTTCGTCAGCTCAGGCGCCGCCACCCTGCTCGCGGCGAGCCCAGCGCTGGTCGCGGCCCCCGCCAGCGGCCAACTCAACGTCGACGCCATCACTCCGCACGCCCGTTACCTTGCCCCCTGGGTGGTGCGCGCCGGCTCGATCTGCCCACAGGTCACCCCGCCGATGATCGCGGCGCAGATCGACCTGGAAAGCAGTTGGAACGCCGACGCGGTCGCCCACAATCCACCCGACCGTGGCGGGGACGCGATCGGCATCGCACAGTTCCAACTCGGTACGTGGGCGACCTGGGGCGACGACTACGACGACGACGGCCGCAACGCGCCGAACGACCCCGAGGACGCCATCTACGCGATGGGGCGCCTGATGTGCGACCTCGTCGCGTGGGCCGACCGCAACATCGGAGCGGACCTGTTAGCCGGCAACCCGCTGGACATCGCCTGGGCCGGCTACTTCTGCGGCAGGGGCTGCATCCTCGCCGCCGGCGGTGTTCCCGCCGCGGGTAAGGCGCACGACTACCCCCAGCAGGTTCGCTCCCGCATCGACAAGTACACCCTCGCCGGTGGCGGCACCGGCGCCTGGCGCCTGCCCCTACCCGGCGACAGCTACCAGTTGGTCAGCAGGTTCCGACCGCCATCGAGGCCCAGCCACGACGGCGTCGACCTTGCCGCGCCCACCGGAACCCCCATCTACGCCGCAGCCGCAGGAGTCGTCCTGTCCGCCGGATGCGACAGCGCCTACTGCAACCGGCCCGGAAACCCGAACCTGCTCGGCTGCGGGTTCCTGGTCAACATCAACCACGGCAACGGCATCGCCACCCGCTACTGCCACGCGGTACGCCTCGCCGTCTCCGCCGGCGCCCAGGTCCAGGCCGGACAGCTCATCGCTTGGGTCGGCAGCACAGGTCACTCGTCCGGCCCGCACCTGCACTTCGAGGTGCACCGTAACGCACCGCCCCTGACCGCCAGCAATGCAATCGACCCATTGACATTCATGGATTCCGTCGGGGTGCACATCCGGCGGTAG
- a CDS encoding SCO6880 family protein, which translates to MYGGWRRARNLGLFGLGFGQTMVVLAAMTVALITVSVSLAAVAVVGPVCLIIIIGNVAQWDGVSLAQALVQRFRWVTGTARGRTSYRGGVMSAEEHAWQLPGVLAPTVLLSANDGHDGTYGVVWHRRLGTMTVTLRCAAQSTWLADAEAATAWVSNWGGWLAGLGHVPMVRWVAVTVDTAPDSGTRLADYITGRLAPDGPAAALRVLQQLVAAAPQAAADVQTTVSITFDPAVSPARPKTVPECLTEVDRALPGLQDALAGCGLTVLGRATATEIAGIVRHCYDPSSRGDVTRLLSADPDAAADLLDWSNAGPVAAQEHTDRYEHDGATSVTWAWHEAPRQPVTHHVLARLLAPGDHPKRVTLMYRPLTAAQAAGEVERQVNAAQFRSAYRRARKLDPTARDLADHEQAAQAAREEALGAGVGLISLWVTTTVLDPADLGRAVADVESRADTCKVRLRRLWRSQAAGFAVTLPTGICPPVLSQQWPH; encoded by the coding sequence ATGTACGGCGGATGGCGCCGGGCCAGAAACCTGGGCCTGTTTGGGCTCGGCTTCGGCCAGACGATGGTGGTGCTCGCGGCGATGACCGTCGCCCTGATCACGGTGTCGGTGAGTCTCGCCGCCGTCGCCGTGGTCGGACCGGTCTGCCTGATCATCATCATCGGCAACGTCGCTCAGTGGGACGGTGTGTCGCTGGCGCAGGCGCTTGTGCAGCGCTTCCGCTGGGTCACCGGTACCGCCCGTGGTCGGACGAGCTACCGCGGCGGTGTGATGTCGGCCGAGGAGCACGCCTGGCAGTTGCCCGGCGTGCTCGCCCCGACCGTGCTGTTGTCGGCCAACGACGGCCACGACGGCACCTACGGCGTGGTGTGGCATCGCCGGCTCGGAACCATGACGGTCACCTTGCGCTGCGCCGCCCAGTCCACCTGGCTGGCCGACGCGGAGGCGGCAACCGCGTGGGTGTCGAACTGGGGCGGCTGGCTGGCCGGGCTCGGCCACGTCCCGATGGTGCGGTGGGTCGCGGTCACCGTGGACACCGCGCCGGACTCCGGTACCCGGCTGGCCGACTACATCACCGGACGGCTGGCCCCGGACGGGCCAGCGGCGGCATTACGGGTCCTCCAGCAGCTCGTCGCCGCCGCTCCGCAGGCCGCTGCCGACGTGCAGACGACCGTGTCGATCACGTTCGACCCGGCCGTGTCACCGGCCCGGCCCAAGACGGTTCCGGAGTGCCTCACGGAGGTCGACCGCGCCCTGCCCGGCTTGCAGGACGCCCTGGCCGGGTGCGGGCTGACCGTTCTGGGCCGGGCCACCGCCACGGAGATCGCGGGGATCGTTCGGCACTGCTACGACCCGAGCAGCCGGGGCGACGTGACCCGGCTGCTCAGCGCCGATCCTGACGCCGCGGCCGACCTGCTGGACTGGAGCAACGCCGGCCCAGTCGCCGCTCAGGAGCACACCGACCGATACGAACACGACGGCGCCACCAGCGTCACCTGGGCGTGGCACGAGGCGCCGCGCCAGCCCGTCACCCATCACGTGCTCGCCCGGCTGCTCGCCCCCGGCGACCACCCGAAACGGGTCACGCTGATGTACCGGCCGCTGACCGCCGCGCAGGCCGCTGGCGAGGTCGAACGTCAGGTCAACGCGGCCCAGTTCCGCAGCGCCTACCGGCGAGCCCGCAAGCTCGACCCCACCGCAAGGGATCTCGCGGACCACGAGCAGGCCGCACAAGCCGCGCGAGAAGAGGCACTCGGAGCCGGCGTTGGCCTGATCAGCCTCTGGGTGACCACCACCGTGCTCGACCCGGCCGACCTTGGCCGTGCCGTCGCCGACGTGGAGAGCCGCGCGGACACCTGCAAGGTCAGGCTGCGCCGCCTGTGGCGCTCCCAGGCCGCCGGATTCGCGGTCACTCTGCCGACCGGGATCTGCCCGCCCGTGCTGTCCCAGCAATGGCCGCACTGA
- a CDS encoding SNF2-related protein codes for MRVLRAVQADQRPATEDEQRVLARWSGWGAVPAIFDPDRDEHSTYLWAREQLADLLDETEWRAARRTTLNAHYTDASIVKAVWEAVQQLGFTGGEVLEPGSGSGNFIGFAPDGARMVGVELDPTTAAISAALYPDARIFNESFADTRVSTGAFDLVIGDVPFGKVSLTDRRHNPGGHRIHDHFMIKSLHLLRPGGLMAVLTSHYSMDRTNPAARREIASLADLVGAVRLPSRALAKASGTNAVVDVLILRRREEGRPAASSHEWETTRRITVGEEEFPVNGYFLDRPEHVLGRLGAGGIHRADELAVVGDPDCAPALRAALRDIVGEAKAQSLTYSDVPRAKQQPIAFVAAAEQQPEGYLSVLKDGGFTRVIDGQPQPHIPPKTQADELRELLRLRNIAMRLLEAEAATLDDTDEIDHLRTELGRRYHGYTARFGPINRYNTYETGKVDEETGEPILRRVAPAQGGFRTDPFANLVYALERFDEGAQIAYKSDIFITRAIAPRAPKLGADTPEDAIAICRDVYGQVTLERVAWLLGVDETEARQQLGTLAFDEPGTNQLVPAAEYLSGNVRVKLDQARAAAEEDERYASNVDALTAVKPVDLTPEEIRVRLGASWVSGSTVEQFLQELLDDPTLTVEHGDGGTDWAVSSKRRATTLATSTWGTERRSAVDLAEDLLKQRPVRVYDVDPVTEKRRLNADATLAAQTKATEINERFSEWLWADPQRANAHLTIYNERFNSLVLRSYDGAKLTLPGLALTFKPHAHQHSAVARIVNEPSVGLWHEVGAGKTAEMVMGAMELRRLGLARKPLIIVPNHMLEQFSREFLQLYPQARLLSASSADLTADRRRLFQARVTTGAWDAVIMTHRAFEQVAMSPEYQRTYLKAKIEKLELRLASAEVAGQKRLVKQLEGAISRAEERIKKKLSTKKDPGLTFEMMGVDYVFVDEGHLFKNLERSSRIPGMGIPGSNRSTDLDMKLRWLRETSDRVGTIATATPVANSLGEVHTMLMYLAPDRMRALYIDEFDAWAATFGETVEGIEVVPEGGGLRMNSRFAKFYNVPELLRLLHQVADVKTAEDLALPVPALKQREDGQRLPRTVVVPASDELGDYLTALVDRADKVRRGDVDPTEDNLLKITHNGRSAAMDLRLVPPTADEIADVVRRFEVLDDEGAIAALAANLAGLWARQRPNPLDPTTTAWPTELWQDGEPLWSGQFDHGTEQALLRLADAHYWSAGPLTSGQILDTLTHYDGLGHADVRERVAEELIDQWATEPPDPRVWGSFQWPESVRDATGRVVWSGDLPHTLQQTLAAAYRKADDENPLTADRLAELMDSYDRLADPAIRERLASELAGLWSEQPPAGPHIGHDGARAAETAWPGPIAGPPKLLWAGPFSEEVQTALLGIRAIDPEAPSKLTAAAETIARIYAEHRDDTFTDSDGQPHSRPGALQIVFSDLGVPAAGWNAYEELRDQLVARGVPRAQIRFMHEASSDVEKAALFAAARDGRISVLVGSTEKMGVGTNVQARAVALHHLDCPWRPADLQQREGRILRQGNQSGEVEIIRYVTEGSFDGFMWQTVARKAEFIAQLMRGRLDVREIEDIGDAALSYNEVKALATGNPLLLDQAALQAEVTKLERLERSHHRERDRMAWVRREREQDTSILRAEIQEATAAQARRVDTTGDKFHITVLGQGTGERKQGNALLRDALKALTVPPPRGEQEVATIGGFPVVAEHRWIEAQNRRLLYVNMPDLPRAEFALSHTELDTADLVGRLEKRLRGLDAIVGLLQRDLAAKEQDLDRITGSLDAPFKHTDALRTARLRLEEVNAQIATASRSEPAATPTNAPAEATAAPRRVDPAIIRAGRPGHPDGNDTMQVLTLTAAAIQTYGWVSRRDADVSAGKLVPTAAIVDTAINGDGYDATGLREDLEAAVTDETRAYAAAAREHAIGLPDRDVSDYAYQLRIAATENTVSPRHFATLVSAVSSYQRHLQDRAIRETTASSTWQGKKGDQVSFNARVLAARSYNRQRRGAQSAATTLYLADATGNLWTWRAPNLNAFQDGTYVHVTGKIKGHDTTDGHRQTELGRCVLALIDTPPDWPRAHDDTTSQAAEATPTPPDPASPAQSATPTPPARVAVTTPVNLDAWAAGPGARASAADIAWLSEVMTGLANDPQAQMWALANPLDNFAHPFANMLADTLMDAFEERTDLLRWAYFGGKQDQVALQEAATEAVHAAIRSATDLQAHTAQVDAEPEATQPVGAPSAASGDEPNADPDHDAESEHEESIPASDPAEPVANNDLEQREQQIRRREIMLKIEEHAAGYHRSTGSAHRYIADMVNATPQELEWIKSCIADHPEVLELPYRTPAQWDQLRQRRGEEAFQQAEAAHAAEDLAGALDWLDEARACGVLSLAEWHAGRDYVQTHEPTVDQPTSAPPPDTPEHADQPEQHMPEEDTPVDRRSQVRQRQLVLALEQYGAGYHHITGDGMRSAAEAARATPQEWEWMAAYVRANPQVLEGERLGDARIYEINRKAAKRAFQAATEAMKRGDFGLALERLDDAEVHCPDGNPDRGGSWDHYRGIVASKAGASGSGEQEPASASPPRDEGVGIEGRPRPAALARVGHATPQPAPAAGPGSPSTDAAVAGTVARNVRGR; via the coding sequence TTGCGCGTGCTGCGCGCCGTGCAGGCCGACCAGCGGCCCGCAACCGAGGACGAGCAACGGGTGCTCGCCCGCTGGTCGGGATGGGGCGCCGTCCCCGCCATCTTCGATCCGGACCGCGACGAGCACAGCACGTACCTGTGGGCGCGCGAGCAGCTTGCAGACCTACTCGACGAGACCGAGTGGCGTGCTGCACGACGGACGACCCTCAACGCCCACTACACCGATGCCTCAATTGTCAAAGCCGTGTGGGAAGCGGTGCAGCAGCTCGGCTTCACCGGCGGCGAGGTGCTCGAACCTGGGTCCGGCAGTGGCAACTTCATCGGATTCGCCCCCGATGGTGCGCGGATGGTCGGCGTTGAGCTGGACCCGACAACCGCGGCCATCAGCGCGGCGCTGTACCCGGATGCTCGGATTTTCAACGAGAGCTTCGCAGATACCCGCGTCTCCACTGGTGCCTTCGACCTGGTGATCGGCGACGTCCCCTTTGGCAAGGTCAGCTTGACCGATCGGCGGCACAACCCCGGTGGGCACCGCATTCACGACCACTTCATGATCAAGAGTTTGCACCTGCTGCGGCCGGGCGGGCTCATGGCAGTCCTCACCTCGCACTACAGCATGGACCGCACCAACCCGGCGGCCCGCAGGGAGATCGCGTCACTCGCAGACCTCGTTGGCGCCGTGCGGCTGCCGTCACGCGCCTTGGCCAAGGCCAGCGGTACTAACGCCGTCGTTGATGTGCTGATCCTCCGTCGTCGCGAGGAAGGTCGTCCGGCCGCCAGTTCGCATGAGTGGGAGACCACTCGACGAATCACCGTGGGTGAGGAGGAATTCCCTGTCAATGGCTACTTTCTGGACCGCCCGGAGCATGTTCTTGGACGGCTCGGCGCGGGGGGTATTCACCGGGCCGATGAACTGGCCGTCGTCGGCGATCCTGACTGCGCGCCGGCGCTACGAGCCGCTCTGCGAGACATCGTCGGGGAGGCTAAAGCCCAGAGCCTGACCTACAGCGATGTTCCGCGGGCCAAGCAGCAGCCGATCGCGTTCGTCGCAGCCGCCGAGCAGCAGCCCGAGGGCTATCTGTCGGTGCTCAAAGACGGTGGGTTCACCCGGGTCATCGACGGCCAACCGCAGCCCCACATACCACCGAAGACACAAGCCGATGAGCTGCGTGAATTGCTGCGGCTGCGGAACATCGCGATGCGGCTGCTGGAGGCAGAGGCAGCGACGCTGGACGACACCGACGAGATCGACCACCTACGTACCGAGCTGGGTCGGCGTTACCACGGATATACCGCACGGTTCGGGCCGATCAACCGGTACAACACCTACGAGACGGGCAAGGTCGATGAGGAAACCGGCGAGCCGATCTTGCGCCGGGTCGCGCCTGCCCAGGGCGGATTCCGCACCGATCCCTTCGCCAACCTGGTTTACGCCCTGGAGCGTTTCGACGAAGGCGCCCAGATCGCCTACAAGTCCGACATCTTCATCACTCGTGCGATCGCACCTCGCGCGCCGAAGCTCGGTGCGGACACGCCCGAGGACGCCATCGCTATCTGCCGGGACGTGTACGGCCAGGTCACGCTGGAGCGGGTGGCGTGGCTTCTCGGCGTGGACGAGACCGAAGCGCGCCAGCAACTGGGCACCCTGGCCTTCGACGAGCCCGGTACGAACCAACTCGTCCCGGCGGCGGAGTATCTGTCCGGCAACGTGAGGGTCAAGCTGGACCAGGCCCGCGCCGCAGCAGAGGAAGACGAGCGGTACGCGTCGAACGTCGACGCGCTGACCGCTGTCAAACCGGTCGACCTCACCCCGGAGGAAATTCGCGTTCGCCTGGGCGCGAGCTGGGTCAGCGGCAGTACCGTCGAGCAGTTTCTTCAAGAGCTCCTGGACGATCCCACGCTCACAGTCGAACACGGTGACGGCGGCACCGACTGGGCGGTCTCCTCGAAGCGCCGCGCCACGACTCTCGCGACGAGCACGTGGGGCACCGAGCGCAGATCTGCGGTCGACCTCGCGGAGGATCTGCTGAAGCAGCGGCCGGTACGCGTCTACGACGTCGACCCGGTAACGGAGAAGCGCCGTCTGAACGCCGATGCCACTCTCGCAGCCCAGACCAAGGCGACCGAGATCAACGAACGGTTCAGCGAATGGCTGTGGGCGGACCCGCAACGAGCAAACGCCCACCTGACCATCTACAACGAGCGGTTCAACTCTCTCGTCCTACGCTCCTACGACGGAGCGAAGCTGACCCTGCCCGGCCTGGCTCTCACCTTCAAACCACACGCGCACCAGCACAGCGCGGTCGCCCGGATCGTCAACGAACCATCCGTCGGGCTCTGGCACGAGGTCGGCGCCGGCAAGACCGCCGAAATGGTCATGGGGGCGATGGAACTTCGCCGCCTGGGCCTCGCCCGGAAACCGCTGATTATCGTCCCTAATCACATGTTGGAGCAATTCAGCAGGGAGTTCCTCCAGCTGTACCCCCAGGCGCGGCTGCTCTCGGCCAGCAGCGCGGACCTGACTGCCGACCGTCGCAGGCTGTTCCAGGCCAGGGTGACGACCGGTGCTTGGGACGCCGTCATCATGACCCACCGCGCCTTCGAGCAGGTGGCCATGTCGCCCGAGTACCAGCGCACCTACCTCAAGGCGAAGATCGAGAAGCTGGAACTGCGGCTGGCGTCGGCGGAGGTCGCGGGGCAGAAGCGGCTGGTGAAGCAGCTCGAAGGCGCCATCAGCCGGGCTGAGGAGCGGATCAAGAAGAAGCTGTCCACCAAGAAGGATCCCGGCCTGACCTTCGAGATGATGGGCGTCGACTACGTTTTCGTTGACGAAGGTCACCTGTTCAAGAACCTGGAGCGATCGAGCCGGATCCCGGGGATGGGCATTCCCGGATCCAACAGGTCCACGGACTTGGACATGAAACTGCGGTGGCTGCGCGAGACCAGCGACCGGGTGGGCACCATCGCGACCGCGACCCCCGTCGCGAACTCCCTCGGCGAAGTCCACACCATGCTCATGTACCTCGCCCCGGACCGCATGCGTGCCCTGTATATCGACGAGTTCGACGCCTGGGCGGCGACGTTCGGCGAGACGGTCGAGGGAATCGAGGTCGTCCCGGAGGGTGGCGGCCTGCGAATGAACAGTCGGTTCGCCAAGTTCTACAACGTGCCGGAGTTGCTGCGACTGCTGCACCAGGTCGCAGACGTGAAGACGGCCGAAGACCTCGCCCTGCCCGTGCCCGCCCTCAAACAGCGCGAGGACGGCCAGCGCCTGCCCCGTACGGTGGTCGTTCCTGCCAGCGACGAGCTGGGCGACTACCTCACCGCTCTGGTTGACCGGGCCGACAAGGTCCGCCGCGGTGATGTCGATCCAACCGAAGACAACCTGCTGAAAATCACGCACAACGGCCGCTCCGCCGCCATGGACCTACGGTTGGTGCCACCCACGGCAGACGAGATCGCCGACGTGGTGCGCCGCTTCGAGGTGCTCGATGACGAGGGTGCCATTGCGGCGCTGGCTGCCAACCTTGCGGGGCTGTGGGCCCGACAGCGGCCCAACCCCTTGGACCCCACCACGACGGCGTGGCCCACCGAGTTGTGGCAAGACGGCGAACCGCTGTGGTCGGGGCAGTTCGACCACGGCACGGAACAAGCTCTGCTCCGCCTCGCCGACGCTCATTACTGGAGCGCCGGCCCGCTGACGAGCGGCCAGATCCTCGACACCCTGACCCATTACGACGGGCTCGGCCACGCCGACGTCCGGGAGCGGGTGGCCGAGGAGCTGATCGACCAATGGGCCACCGAACCACCGGACCCCCGGGTATGGGGGAGCTTCCAGTGGCCAGAGAGCGTTCGGGACGCCACCGGCCGAGTGGTCTGGAGCGGCGACCTGCCGCACACCCTCCAACAGACGCTCGCAGCCGCGTATCGGAAGGCGGACGACGAGAACCCGCTGACCGCAGACCGCCTCGCCGAACTGATGGACTCCTACGACCGTCTCGCGGACCCGGCGATCCGCGAGCGACTCGCCTCGGAGCTAGCCGGCCTGTGGAGCGAGCAACCACCCGCCGGGCCGCACATCGGCCACGACGGGGCACGGGCGGCGGAGACGGCATGGCCAGGTCCCATCGCTGGCCCTCCCAAGCTGCTGTGGGCAGGGCCGTTCAGCGAGGAGGTCCAAACGGCGCTGCTCGGCATCCGCGCCATCGACCCGGAGGCCCCCAGCAAGCTGACCGCCGCAGCGGAGACGATCGCCCGCATCTACGCCGAACACCGCGACGACACCTTCACCGACAGCGACGGCCAACCCCATTCGCGCCCCGGCGCGCTCCAGATCGTCTTCAGCGACCTCGGTGTGCCGGCCGCCGGATGGAACGCCTATGAAGAACTCCGGGATCAACTCGTCGCTCGTGGCGTGCCCCGGGCGCAGATCCGCTTCATGCACGAGGCCAGCAGCGATGTGGAGAAGGCCGCACTGTTCGCCGCCGCCCGCGACGGACGTATCAGCGTTCTGGTCGGCAGTACCGAGAAGATGGGCGTGGGCACCAACGTTCAGGCTCGCGCGGTCGCGTTGCATCACCTGGACTGCCCGTGGCGGCCCGCAGACCTTCAGCAGAGGGAAGGCAGGATTCTCCGGCAAGGCAACCAGAGCGGTGAGGTCGAGATCATCCGGTACGTCACCGAGGGCTCGTTCGACGGTTTCATGTGGCAGACGGTCGCGAGGAAGGCCGAGTTCATCGCGCAGCTTATGCGTGGCCGGCTCGACGTGCGTGAGATCGAAGATATCGGCGATGCCGCCCTGTCCTACAACGAAGTGAAAGCCCTAGCCACCGGCAACCCCTTGCTGCTCGACCAAGCGGCACTGCAAGCCGAAGTGACCAAGCTGGAGCGGCTGGAACGCTCACACCACCGCGAGCGGGATCGGATGGCCTGGGTCCGGCGGGAACGCGAGCAGGACACGAGCATTCTGCGGGCCGAAATCCAGGAGGCTACCGCAGCGCAAGCGCGCCGGGTCGACACCACCGGGGACAAGTTCCACATCACCGTGCTCGGCCAGGGCACCGGAGAGCGCAAGCAGGGCAACGCCCTTCTACGTGACGCGCTCAAGGCCCTCACCGTGCCGCCGCCACGCGGCGAGCAGGAGGTCGCCACGATCGGAGGGTTCCCGGTCGTCGCGGAACATCGGTGGATCGAAGCCCAGAACCGGCGACTGCTGTACGTCAACATGCCGGACCTGCCCCGAGCCGAGTTCGCCCTGTCTCACACCGAACTGGACACCGCAGATCTGGTCGGCCGGCTGGAAAAGCGTCTGCGGGGGCTCGACGCCATCGTGGGGCTGCTGCAACGCGACCTCGCCGCCAAGGAACAGGACCTCGACCGGATCACGGGCAGCCTGGACGCGCCCTTCAAACACACCGACGCCCTGCGTACTGCCCGCCTCCGGCTGGAGGAGGTGAACGCGCAGATCGCCACGGCGAGTAGGTCCGAGCCGGCAGCGACCCCGACCAACGCTCCGGCCGAGGCCACGGCGGCGCCGAGGCGCGTCGACCCGGCCATCATCCGTGCCGGCCGGCCCGGACATCCCGACGGCAACGACACCATGCAGGTCCTCACCCTCACCGCCGCAGCCATCCAAACCTACGGCTGGGTGTCCCGCCGGGACGCCGACGTCAGCGCCGGCAAACTCGTGCCGACCGCCGCCATCGTCGACACCGCCATCAACGGCGACGGATACGACGCCACCGGGCTGCGGGAGGACCTGGAGGCAGCCGTCACCGACGAAACCCGCGCCTACGCCGCCGCAGCACGCGAGCACGCCATCGGACTACCCGACCGTGACGTCAGCGACTACGCCTACCAACTGCGGATCGCCGCCACCGAGAACACCGTCAGCCCACGCCACTTCGCCACCCTGGTCTCCGCCGTCTCCAGCTACCAGCGCCACCTACAAGACCGAGCGATCCGAGAGACCACCGCAAGCTCCACCTGGCAGGGCAAAAAGGGCGACCAGGTCAGCTTCAACGCCCGCGTTCTCGCCGCCCGCAGCTACAACCGCCAACGGCGCGGCGCCCAATCCGCTGCCACCACGCTCTACCTAGCCGACGCGACCGGCAACCTGTGGACGTGGCGGGCTCCTAACCTCAACGCCTTCCAGGACGGCACGTACGTCCACGTCACCGGCAAGATCAAGGGCCACGACACCACGGATGGCCACCGGCAGACCGAACTCGGCCGATGCGTCCTCGCCCTGATCGACACGCCCCCGGACTGGCCGAGAGCCCACGACGACACAACCAGCCAGGCGGCCGAAGCCACACCGACCCCACCTGATCCCGCATCGCCGGCACAGTCTGCGACTCCAACGCCACCGGCCAGAGTGGCCGTGACGACGCCGGTGAACCTCGACGCCTGGGCGGCCGGCCCCGGCGCACGAGCGAGCGCTGCCGACATTGCCTGGCTATCCGAGGTGATGACCGGACTGGCCAACGACCCGCAGGCGCAGATGTGGGCACTCGCCAACCCGCTCGACAACTTCGCGCACCCATTCGCCAACATGCTCGCCGACACCCTGATGGACGCCTTCGAGGAGCGCACTGACCTCCTCCGGTGGGCGTACTTCGGCGGCAAACAGGACCAGGTCGCGTTGCAGGAAGCCGCCACCGAGGCGGTCCACGCCGCGATCCGTTCCGCCACCGACCTTCAGGCCCACACAGCACAGGTTGACGCTGAGCCAGAAGCTACCCAGCCGGTCGGAGCACCGTCCGCCGCCTCGGGCGACGAGCCGAACGCCGATCCTGACCACGACGCGGAGTCTGAGCACGAGGAGTCCATCCCGGCTTCCGATCCCGCGGAACCGGTAGCTAACAACGACCTGGAGCAGCGGGAGCAGCAGATCCGCCGCCGCGAGATCATGTTGAAGATCGAGGAACACGCCGCCGGTTACCACCGAAGCACGGGATCGGCTCACCGCTACATCGCCGACATGGTCAACGCGACACCACAGGAACTGGAGTGGATCAAGAGCTGCATCGCCGACCATCCCGAAGTGTTGGAGCTGCCGTACCGAACGCCCGCGCAGTGGGATCAGCTCCGGCAGCGGCGCGGCGAGGAGGCATTCCAGCAGGCTGAGGCTGCCCACGCCGCAGAGGACCTGGCTGGCGCACTGGATTGGCTTGACGAGGCACGGGCATGCGGTGTCCTGTCCCTTGCCGAGTGGCACGCCGGCCGGGACTACGTGCAAACGCACGAGCCCACCGTCGACCAACCCACGTCCGCCCCACCGCCGGACACCCCGGAACACGCCGATCAGCCCGAGCAGCACATGCCCGAGGAAGACACGCCGGTTGACAGGAGATCCCAGGTACGACAGCGCCAACTGGTGCTCGCGCTCGAACAGTACGGAGCCGGCTACCACCACATCACCGGCGACGGCATGCGGTCCGCAGCCGAAGCGGCTCGCGCGACACCGCAGGAGTGGGAGTGGATGGCAGCCTATGTCCGGGCCAATCCGCAGGTGTTGGAGGGCGAGCGCCTTGGTGACGCCCGTATCTACGAGATCAACCGCAAGGCCGCCAAGCGAGCGTTCCAGGCTGCTACCGAGGCGATGAAGCGCGGTGACTTTGGCCTGGCACTGGAGCGGCTCGACGACGCCGAGGTGCACTGTCCGGACGGAAATCCGGACCGAGGCGGTAGCTGGGATCACTATCGCGGCATTGTCGCGAGCAAGGCGGGCGCTAGCGGGTCAGGGGAACAGGAGCCGGCCTCTGCCTCGCCGCCCAGGGATGAGGGCGTGGGGATCGAGGGGCGTCCACGGCCCGCAGCCCTGGCCCGGGTCGGTCACGCGACCCCGCAGCCGGCCCCGGCAGCCGGCCCCGGCAGCCCATCGACCGACGCTGCTGTGGCGGGTACCGTCGCTCGGAACGTCCGTGGTCGGTGA